TGAATGGAGGGATTTCTCTGAAATACCCATCAACAAGGCGTTCCACGGAGCAAAACTTTGAATTCAGAAACAAGTGGTTTCTAAGAAGGGTAACAAATATCTTAAATTTCCTATGAGGAATGACTTTTTCCACAAGCCCCTTGACACCATCAAGTTGGGCAGTCTGGCTTTCTTGAAGAAAATATGTGTCCTTAAATTTATCTATGGATGATTTAAGATCTCTAGATGCTTTGTTTTCTATTTCACTCAGATGCCTTTGAACTTCATTAGATACTATCTCTGGAGTGACTATTTGGATTGATTGGCCTCCCAACTTCTCCAACAAACCAC
This region of Candidatus Dadabacteria bacterium genomic DNA includes:
- a CDS encoding PIN domain-containing protein, translating into MSEPHKKEEINWTKNRVGPPYTALTLDTCIYQKHGFRFDSGLLEKLGGQSIQIVTPEIVSNEVQRHLSEIENKASRDLKSSIDKFKDTYFLQESQTAQLDGVKGLVEKVIPHRKFKIFVTLLRNHLFLNSKFCSVERLVDGYFREIPPFIGPRKKNEFPDAVALLSLEGWAKQNNKKVLAVSNDKGWLSFSEQSDHIDV